In Sparus aurata chromosome 3, fSpaAur1.1, whole genome shotgun sequence, the following are encoded in one genomic region:
- the il11b gene encoding uncharacterized protein il11b → MKLICDSTLCLLHLLLLAELFVHTSSRPTSSPAICGMFGSMIHQVDRLKNFSKKLHGLSDTELSDFVVAETSLDSLPHIQAHAENFSSLKVNESLSQLYVFTQSFRLHVDWLKTAQQNVSLSSKAAESVSTHLLQLSNLVTASLNQISEEVPQSPTPSLPVVSNAFDALQFSVEISERLQVFHDWSKRVLRILKGTCRRL, encoded by the exons ATGAAAT TAATTTGTGACTCCACCCTTTGTCTTCTCCACCTGCTGCTACTGGCGGAGCTGTTTGTCCACACCTCGTCTCGTCCCACCAGCAGTCCAGCCATCTGTGGCATGTTCGGATCGATGATCCATCAGGTGGACAGGCTGAAGAACTTTTCCAAAAAACTCCATGGCTTG AGCGACACTGAGCTCTCAGACTTTGTTGTTGCTGAGACCAGTCTGGACTCTCTTCCTCACATACAAGCTCATGCTGAAAACTTCAGTTCATTGAAG GTGAATGAGTCACTCTCCCAGCTGTATGTGTTCACTCAGTCCTTCAGACTGCACGTCGACTGGTTGAAAACAGCCCAACAAAATGTCAGTTTGTCCTCCAAGGCAGCAGAGAGCGTCAGCACTCACCTGCTGCAGCTTTCCAACCTGGTTACTGCGTCTCTGAATCAG atcagtgaAGAGGTTCCTCAGTCACCGACTCCTTCGCTCCCGGTCGTCTCCAACGCCTTCGACGCGCTGCAGTTCTCTGTCGAGATCTCTGAGCGGTTACAGGTCTTTCATGACTGGTCCAAAAGAGTGTTACGGATTCTCAAGGGAACCTGCCGTAGACTCTAA
- the LOC115579002 gene encoding serine/threonine-protein kinase SBK2, with product MTAATQLLDEMCHLTAQSLTPMDTSEHFKVLKLLGEGSYGKVMLAVHRKRGTPMALKFFPRESTSLLSFLREYNLSLSFCTHPSLTRALGIAYSTPSHYVFAQQAGLFGDLYDVIMPEVGMEEDCCQRVVSQLCGALSHLHSLGFVHRDIKPENVFLCDSACRWVKLGDFGMVKARGTRVPEVWYSSPYCTPEAEIARGNDDSWRSISDGNDGAKENKEMEKKSRVWVSVEPSTDSWALGVLTYAMLTGSHPWAETSSDCHSYLKYQEWFDGTKGPADELDVWAEPQGDGTDGAELGENDHSPTAPQFTCFTPLACSFFQSLLDPRPRHRGRPEDGLSYLGGDWVMEKERVRLEEERKKSRGKGAIRNMKEREGRGER from the exons ATGACA GCAGCTACACAACTTCTGGATGAGATGTGCCATCTGACGGCTCAGTCTCTGACACCGATGGACACATCGGAGCACTTCAAGGTCCTGAAGCTGCTCGGGGAAGGCTCGTACGGCAAAGTCATGCTGGCCGTTCACAGGAAAAGAG GTACTCCCATGGCTCTGAAGTTCTTCCCTCGTGAGTCCACCTCTCTTTTGTCCTTCCTGAGGGAGTACAACCTCTCCCTGTCGTTCTGCACCCACCCGTCCCTGACCAGAGCTCTGGGAATCGCCTACTCCACACCTTCACACTACGTCTTCGCTCAGCAGGCGGGCCTCTTCGGCGATCTCTACGACGTCATCATGCCTGAG gTCGGTATGGAGGAGGACTGCTGTCAGCGGGTGGTGTCCCAGCTGTGTGGCGCTCTGTCACACCTGCACTCTCTCGGTTTTGTCCACAGAGACATCAAACCGGAGAACGTCTTCCTGTGCGACTCAGCCTGCCGTTGGGTCAAACTAGGAGACTTCGGCATG GTGAAGGCCCGGGGCACCAGGGTCCCAGAGGTGTGGTACAGCTCTCCTTACTGCACCCCCGAGGCCGAGATCGCTCGAGGGAATGACGACAGCTGGAGAAGCATCAGCGACGGGAATGATGGCGCTAAGGAGAATAAGGAAATGGAAAAGAAGTCCAGAGTTTGGGTGTCTGTGGAGCCCAGCACGGACAGCTGGGCGCTGGGGGTCCTCACCTACGCCATGCTCACCGGCAGCCATCCCTGGGCTGAAACATCCAGCGACTGCCACTCGTACCTGAAATATCAGGAATGGTTTGACGGGACAAAAGGACCGGCTGACGAACTCGATGTGTGGGCGGAGCCTCAGGGCGACGGCACAGACGGAGCAGAACTTGGAGAGAACGATCACTCGCCCACAGCGCCACAGTTCACGTGTTTCACCCCGCTGGCCTGCTCCTTCTTCCAGTCACTCCTCGACCCGAGGCCCCGGCACCGCGGACGACCCGAGGACGGGCTGAGTTACCTCGGAGGGGACTGGgtgatggagaaggagagggttcgactggaggaggagaggaagaagagcagaGGGAAGGGAGCCATCAGGAACatgaaggagagggaggggaggggagaacGATGA